TGTTACTTTGAGAGCTTGATAATAGGATCCCTTCGCCTGGCTGATTTTTCACATATCTTACTATTCTTAATGCAGCTTCCATGTGAGATCTTTTAGGCTGTTGGAGAAATTGACTAAGAGTCTGAACTCCAAATGCTATATTTGGCCTTGTCACTGTCAAATATAACAGTTTTCCTATTAATATTTGGTAGGATGTTTGATCAACTGTACTGTCTTCATTTCTTGAATACTTTGCCTTGCCAATGTGATCATCATACTGTTTAGAAGTTAGTTTGATGTTAACATCTATTAGAGTTATTGCTGGTTTGGCAGCAGCTAATCCAGCTTCTGAAATCAACTCTAAAGCATATTTCCTTTGATGCATATTAATTCCTTGACTGGACCTGGCAAACTCAATCCCTACGAAGTATTTGAGCTCCCTCAGATCTTTCATTTTGAAGGCATTTTGCAGTAGAGTCTTTGTTTCTTCAATTATGTGCAGACTGTCACCTATAATTAACATATCATCTACATAAACTAGAATTAGAGTAGTACCTTCAGTTGTCTTTCTGATGAATAGGGAGTGATCATATTGGCATTGTTTGAATTTGAACCTCAGCAATGCTTCACACAGTTTTGTATTCCATTGTCTAGGTTCCTGTTTAAGTCCATATAGGGATTTAACAAGTCTACACACAGTTTTCTCCCCCTGACTTTTAAATCCCTGTGGTAGGTCCATATAGATTTCATCAAATAGATCCCCTTATAGAAAAGCGTTGTATACATCTATTTGATGTATATGTCATTTCCTTGAAGCTGCTAGTGCTAGAATACTTCTTACTGTTACCATTTTCACTACAAGTGAAAAGGTTTCTTGATAGTCAATTCCTTCCTTTTGGCTATATCCTTTAGCCACTAATCTAGCTTTGAATCTTTCAATCTTTCATGTGGCAGTATATTTGATTTTATAAATCCATTTACATCCTATAGGCTTCTTACCTTCTGGAAAAGTCACAATTTCCCAAGTATGATTATTTTCAAGAGCCTTTATCTCTTCATCCATAGCTTGAATCCATCTAGGATCTAAAATAGCTTCAGAATAGTTATTTGGTTCAGACATTGTTGAAGTTGTAGCTAGATATAACTGATATTTAGATAAGAGATGATCCTAactgatatatttatttaaagcATAAGGAACATTCTGATGAATATTTAGAGATACAAAGTCCTTCAACCATACTGGAGGGTGTTTGTCTCTGCAGGATCTTCTTCTGTTTTCAGCTAAGGTCTGATGTTGAGCTTCAATAACACATGGTGTTTGTGAGCTATTAGTTTGTGTAGCATCTGAACCTAGCCCTTCATCTGTTTGAGCTTGAACTACATCTGTGTAGTTTTCTTCAATGTTGTGTTGCATACCATTTTCACTATAGTCTGTAAGCATATCCGTATTGTCACCTTCTGTATTCTGCTGTATATTAGTTCCACTAGGTTCTGAGTTGTCACCAACATTTGTAGTTGTATTTGTATTTCTGTTTTGAGATAGTATTGGATGATCATACATCATTCTCAATTCTGGAGTTATATCTACAAACACCTGTGAAGGACTATTGTCCTTTTTGTGAATGGATACATATCTTCTCTAAATATGACATCTCTACTTGTGAAGAAAGATTTGTTAGTTGGATCATATAAAATATACCATTTTTGGACTTCTGAGTACACCATGTGAATAGCCAGCTTAGCTCTAGGCATTAACTTGTCATGTTCTTGTACTGTTTTTGCAAAACACAGACATCCTATTATTCTAAGATGCATAAAAGATGGCTTTCTTTTATGTAGTCTTTCAAATGGAGATATGTTGCCAATAACAACACTAGGCATTCTATTTATTAGATATACAACAACTAGAACACAGTAACCCCAAACCTTAATAGGTATGTGAGCTTGAAATCTAATAGCCCTTGTAACTTCCAATATATGTCTGTGTTTGTTCTCAGCTACACCATTCTGCTGAGGTGTATACACACAAGTTCTTTGATGTATGGTTCCTAACTCTTTAAACATCTGTTCACACACAGAGGTCACAAACTCTGACCCATTATCTGTTATTATGACTTTTACTATTCTATCATACTGAGTTTTGACATATTTGAAGAAATGCTGAATTGAAACACAAGCATCAGATTTTTGTTTTAGCAGAAATATCCAAGTCATTTTTGAAAAATCATCTACAATAGTCAGAAAGTACTTATTTCCATCTATAGTAGGCACTCTATAAGGCCCCCACAAGTCTACATGTATAAGATCAAAACACTTGCTACTTTGTATACTACTTGTAGGAAATGGTAACCTAGTCTGTTTGGCACAAGGACATACAATGCCCTTATTTATTCTATTTCTGATAGTATCAGTATCTATATGTAGTATTTTCTTACGAGTCTGGGTGGACACATGACCACATCTTCTGTGCCACAGCACTATATCTGATTGTTCACTCTTATTTGTGTCATTTTTCTTTGCAGTCAAAGCTATCATTCTGTTCCTTTCAGCTGTATTAGTGTACAGAAGATATAATTCATCATTCTCTTTACCAATCTCCTTCACCTTCCCAGTGAAGAGTTCCTGAAATACACAAAAATCAGGAAAAAATGTTGCTGAGCATTGCAACTCTTTGGTTATCTTAGAAAGTGATAACAGGTTATACTTGAATTTTGAGGGACATAAAACACATTAGTTATAACACCATTTTCTAATATAGAACTTGCTCTTGCATGAGTGACAGTTGTAATATCTCCATTGTGAAGTAAAACTTTCTTTGGATTGTTTGATTCATTTATTGTCCTTTCATCTATTAACTTTTTGTCAGCTACCATATGATTGGTTGCCCCTGTGTCTATAATCCAGTAACTAAGGCAATCAGAAACTAGTAAGGCTATATCCATACCTGCCACATTAGCTGCAGTAGTTGAGCTTGATACACTAGTGTTATTCAGCATTTGCAGAATCTGTTCATACTAAGACTTTGTAAGAGCATAGTTTTCAAGACCTGACTTCTTCATATTTGGATTAGGTCCTTGAGCTTGAGCATTAGTCCCTGGCTTTGTCTGATCTTGCACATTTGTATTTTGCCCATAATTAAACATAGGCATTGAGTTTGATTATTGATCATTAGGCTGATTGGATTCTGTCAGTAAATTCACATTATATGCTGCATTTGCCCCATCATTCATTCTCCTCTTGTTCTTGAAATCTGCAGGATATCCCACAATCTTATAGCAGTTTTCTTTACTATGTCATTTCATTTTACAGTAGTCATAGTAAACATTATAATTCCTTCTAAATCTCTGATTCTGATTTGCACTAGATTTTGAGTACATAGCAACCTCATAGTTTCCTACTTGACTTGTAGGGTTAGATCCCAAGATTCCTGAAGTTGCAGCAACAGATTTTTGACCTTCCTCTCTCACAATCAGTGCATATGCTTGATTTACTGTAGGAACAGGACTTCTCATCAGAATTTGACTCCTAGCCTGTGAGTATGAATCATTCAGCCCCATTAAAAATTGATATAACTTTAATTTCTACAAGTAAGCTACAAACTCCCTTGATTTTGGACAGTCACAACTAGATGCTGGTACTAATGCTTCAAACTCTTCCCATAGATCTTTCAATTTCGAAAAGTATACTGATACAGATGATGTTCCTTGCGATAGAGTAGCAATTTCCTTGTGAAGATTGAAGGTTCTTGAACCATCTATCTTGTTGAACCTTTCAACCAAATCTTCCCAGACCACTTGTGCACTAGATGCATACATAATTCCTCCAAGAAGCCCTTTTCCAACTGAATTCATAATCCAAGAAAGAACAATTGTATTTACTCTTTCCGAGTGATTCCACATCATTTCTAAGAATCTTTCTTTTCTGTATGTGCCATCAACCATTCATAGTTTATTCCTGCCCAACAAAGTCACTCTCATAGACCTGAACCAAATTGAGTAATTCTCCATTCCAGTCAATTGAAAGAGATGATTTGAATCCCACTAATATTTGCAGGAGACAAGAATACCATTACAATAGTCAGGTTTCCACTCAAATATCACCAATTGCTGAAATGTTCTTCCTGTTGGATCCATAACAGTAATTTCATCTGGTAGGGGATTAGTAACATTAACCTCTATTAACATCCTTGCGAATGAAACTCTAGTCTGTTTTGCAGTACATTCATCAGCATATTTTGGCACTCCAATTGCACTGGCAATTCTACTTAGTGAATCTCTGCTCCAACAATTCATTGGTAGGCTAGGGAATCTCACCCACAGAGACAATTCAGTTAAGAATTCAACATTAAAATCAAATTCAGGGCACCATTGCTTTATAATCATCGGTTTATTGTTAATGCTATATGGCCCAGCATATTGAACTTCCTGCAGATCCGCAATCGACTTGAATTTTACTATATACTAACCTTCCTCGAGGTAATACACTTCCGGTTCAGCAACCATGTTCCAGTTTTGAATTATAAATCTTCTCATATAGTTATATCCTGGTATTTCCCCAATCACATAAACCACTAATGCTGCTTTCCATTTATCAGTTTCCCTATTCGTCTCATCCTTATCCAGTTTTACCATGACATTTCCATCAATCATTCAGGTGGTATGTAATCAAGTGACATACCGTTATTTGCTGCTCGATTGCGATTGAAAAGCCCAGACCATGATTTGCTTGTCTCTTGCTCCTCCACTGTTTGATTGACTTGCTTCACTTCTGGCTGTGTGATATGAATTGCTTCTGGTAATTGCATCTTTACAGGTTCACTTGAATTCAATTTCCTTGGTCCAGATGTCGATTTCCCTGATAGTAGTGGAGATAGAAGGGGAAATTGGTTTGTTAATGGAGTAACTACTTTCTGTTCGTTTCCATTCTCTAGTGTTTCTGCTATAACCCTAGCACTGACTGAGCTTCCTACTCTAACTACTGCATGTTTTTTGGGTCTTCCTCGCCCTCTAGCCATGGCCGCCGCTAACGGCGAAGATTAGCTTAACGGTCGCCTTAGTCTGGAGAgagaaatttttcttttaaagGCTAATATTATTAGGATGTAACAACAACAAGCCAgcgtaatcccacaagtggggtctggggagggtaatatgtacgcagaccttatctctACCCGAGGgtcagagaggctgtttccaggagaccctcggctcaaagaggcaacaagagacactatattagtactatcaatagactcataataaaacaacataaaataccataaaatccataacataacataaataccataaaaacaaagtaacagcaatataagagatataggaaatacgagaaagatgtaaggtattaatacacagcagataaagcccatcatcagtagttgatcaatagcatcctaagactaactcctaactggctagtctcactctagtgcgctgtaaaaaagacatcacaatttcccctaacctacaaccttaatgctcgatctccacaattccctgtttagggtcatgtcctcagatAAAACTTAAATGAGTTATATTGGTAATATATATGTAGTTAACTATATATACACCACATATGCGTATTTAATATAAATAAACAAATTTTATGAATTAAACCAATTCTAAGCTTTTTTATAAGTGTATTATTTCTCATAGTAAAGAGGAAACAATATCTAATCCATTATCAGTTGCTAATATTTTCGTAAGTTATTTGATATTTCTTAAGACTTTATTAACTTATTGATATTTTTAAGACCGCGCGAAGCGCGGACAATTTTACTAGTAACATATTAAGAATaagcaaaatacataagttatcCCCTAAACTATGGATCAAATCCATGTTATACATTTTTTCCGGAAAAATCAACTATTCCGAAGTGTGGTTAAGGCACCTCACTTTTGACCAAGTAAATTACACGCAAAAGGGGCACGTGAAGAGGTGAAAAATGagcatttgaattttttttgaacGGTGTAGATTCGAGCAAATTGATCCAAAGGTCTAAATACTTTTTACCTTTTATCCTTTTATTCTTTTACCATTATACacaaaatacaaaagaaaagaaaaaaatagctaATGCTAAAACCTTCGTCCCCAACCTCCTTGCTCACTGGTCTTGTTCCCACGATAAACCTCATCCAAGCGCTCCAGTAAATCCAAGtaggaagaaaaaaagaaataatcTTTAGATTTAATATCTACTCTCGTGTTTTTCTCCAAAGCCATGGAGTTATCAATGAAACCCTTATCTTTTTGTCTTTTATCAGCCGAAAATGGAGTTCTTCTTGAAACTCCAGCCGGTGAAATAGTTTAAATTCTGctttaagttgaaaaaagaaagaagttaaTACAGTTGGGTGCTTCATTTATATGAATATGACAGTAGCacaagaagagagttaatgagtTTTTCCTTGTAGGTTCTATCTGCCATGACTGCTAAGGATTTAGAGGAAAAATCATTGCACACTTTCACTACAACTTAACTGGTGCAAAATCAATAATCCATTTTAGATATCAATCAAAGAAATTCTGGGTTTTTCTTAAAGAATGGGAGAAGCAAGATGTTTTATGAGGGAATTTTCTGATTAATCGGAGAGGAAAGTGGACATGGGGAGGGGATGGGAAAGATAAGAGACGGGTGGGGTGGGGTTTGttttctgatttctttttcttatttaaaaattaatatcAATTGGGATGCAAATTAtgcattttcttctcttttttttccttgagTTATGACACATATTACGATTTAATTAGCGCGTGTGATGCAATCTCGAAGAAGAAGTGGTCAAACATAAAAAAGGTGTCTTAAGCACACTTCGGAAAGGTTGAATGTGTAAAGTAATTTTTGTCCGCAAGAAGTGTGTAACAGAGATTTGGTCCATAATTCAAAGGAtaacttatgtattttgtctTAAGAATATGAAAAATATTTAATACAAAATTTATGATGTAGCATGGCTTTGTGTTATGGTGTTGGAGCATAAGAAATTATTTCTTTGTTGTCGTAATATATAGTAAGGTACCACAATACATTTAGGGCATTATGTATGATGTCATGGACTCGTCATGGTATTTCGTTAATTTCTTTTCCTTCACTATTGTTTGTGATAAGTCCTTCGTATATATTGTGAGATATATAGTATTGTTGTTGAATATTTATTTGTACCTTATGGAGTAGTTATATTGTGAAATAATTTATGTACATATTATTTTTGTGCTTGTTGTGTTTTTTGATCTTTTTAACATTTATTTCAGTAGTATTCAAAGTGGTGGGTCGagaatatgactgagtatattTATATATAACTCACTCCTTATTCAGTTATTGTGATGAGCTACTGCCTTAGTCATGGAGACTGCCAAAAGagttctttatttttatttgtgaTTGATTCCTTTTCTCTTCGGGTCTACACATCTCTTAGATGGTCTAGTGtgactttaaattaattttgggATATTAACATTCATGATTAATTATCAATATTAATTTATTAAATAATGCTAATTAAAGGTTAAGGTATATAAATATGGTTTTCCTGATAGTATGTGCTAGGGACCAATCATATTTATAGCTCGTTTGGCCAAAACCGTAAAAATCAGCTATTGTgagaagtacttttgaaaaagtacttttggctaattaatttgaaaattaCTTCTAAGCAGccattagtgtttggccaaattATTAAActatttctaagtgtatttttctcaaaagtgcttttggagaaaGACTATTTTTTTCTGCTCCAAAACTGCTTTTGTATCTCCTCGaaaataccttttttttttcaaaagcttgaccaaacactttaatttttttttaaaaaaaatgcttccgAGATCAGAGAAGCTTGGCTATTAGATAGTTTAGGACGTgatagagcccgtttggattggcttgttttaagtgtttttAAGCCAAAATAGCTTTTAAGTCATTTTGTAGTGTTTGAATAAAGTAAAAAGGTACTTTTAAGGTACTTTTAAGTAAAAAGGTACTTTTAAGCACTTGTTTTTAGGCTAAAATAACAAAAACAAGCCAAAAGCGAAAAATTAAAATTCATAACTTAtggcttaaaagctattttgATTTGGATAACAATTAACTCACCAATTTCGCAAAACGTTAAATTGAAGTTTGTGTTGTCTGCACCAGAAGCTCCTGGACTTTCCCACAATTTTCCGCAATCATTCACATGAATATACCAAAATCCAAAACTCAAGACAAGGACCTCGTTACAACACtgtccaacaacaacaacaacaacaataacaacgcaGTGTAATTCCATAAGTGGGATCTGGGAGGGGTAATATATACGCAGACATTACCTCTACccgaggggtagagaggctgtttccaggagaccctcggctcaacgTTACAACACTGTCCAAAACAGCAAaatcttgatccaacggccattaATCCCCTTCTCATCCTACGTCCCTGGACCCTTCTAGAATTGTCCTTTTACCAAAAATGTTCTCCTCTCTATATATAAACCCCTTTTCGTTTCAAGTCTTCACGATCATCGTTGGCTAgtttgttgcactctttttcaAGAAACGAACCAGACACCTTTTTTTGTTAAATTAGGAAAGTCTCAATTTTTTTTCACTTTGTAAGAAAATATGAGCTCAATTATGGCTGCAACTGCAACCCACCAAGTGAAAATCCCCGGATTTTCCGGGCTTAAACTCGACAAGAAAACACCATGCTTTGTATCAAGAGAGAAATGTTACAGCAACAAAGGAGTATTGAGGCAAAAGTACAGACCCATGAAAATAGTGAACGAGAAGGTGGTGGGGATAGATTTAGGTACAACAAACTCAGCAGTGGCAGTAATGGAAGGTGGACAACCGACAATAGTGACAAATGCGGAGGGACAAAGAACGACGCCGTCTGTGGTGGCGTATACGAAAAACGGCGATAGATTAGTCGGGCAAATAGCGAAAAGGCAAGCGGTGGTAAATCCTGAGAATACTTTTTTCTCGGTAAAGAGATTTATAGGGAGGAAGATGACGGAGGTTGATGAAGAATCGAAGCAGGTATCGTATAGAGTGATGAAGGATGAGAATGGGAATGTTAAACTTGAGTGTCCTGCTATTGGTAAGCAGTTTGCTCCTGAGGAAATTTCTGCTCAGGTATGTGCATGTTAATTATGCGccctattttatttttcaatagtCCGAAATTTTATAATAATATTTCTATCTTTGTATTTTTTCAGTATGAAtttaaaggggggggggggggaagaaagATTTTAGCTTTTCGTGGGAGTATGGCATGAGTTACTTCAACATCGTGATAACAAATTATAAAAGTTGGGCATCTTAACTTCTATACTAGAAACAAATGGTATCTCCAATTATAGTCCTGTGGGATGTAAAATATATCTCTTCTCACCGTCCGTATAGTGTATAAGACAAATGTATGCATTTTGATTAGGGTCGTATTCTATGGCTACGATTCTACCATATATGTCTTTTTCATTCCGTCGAAAATCGATTTTATGGTATAGATGCTTATGACTTATCCCTCTATACCTTGCGGTAATGATTATTGACGTAATTTTTCTACCTTGTGTACATTCCGATAATGATGGTATTTTTCCAAAATCAAACTTTGTTGTTAAGAACCTCGAACTAGCCATCACTTAGAAGGTAATTTTAAAGATCATCAATTACTAATGAAATGGATATAGCAGTAGCTTGTTGGAATCCCAGAGTTTTTACTTGATCTAGGATATGTGATGTATGCTATTCCAAAGTGATCTATTAATCTACTAATAAGTTGTTTCATGACGGTTCTGTCTATCGCTTTATTGTGAAAGACCGGATTGGCCCGTTCTACCGTAAGTACCTTCATATTCTGCTGAGTAGAATTCGACAATGGGTTTGAGTCAATGAAGTTGGGTCATTCTATTTTGGAACCGTCATAAATTGGGGATAGAAGGAGTATTACATTTGAACGCTGAAATATATGTATTATGAGTTCTGCTTGAAAATTGGTCAAATTGACCCTAGGAATAAGTGTTTTTTGCTTTTATCAACTTTGGCGCGAGAATTTAGGTTGAGGTTTCTGCTTGATATTTGAGTGATTTTGGTTACTCTGTTTTGTGCAAAAATTTTGTTTAGTGATTGTGCTTATTTAAGCATTTTTTTTCTACTATATTCTTCGGAAACCATATTTAGTTTGGGTTATTTCTTATCATGTGTAGGCTGGTAGCTTGGAATTAGTAATTTGTTAGACAGCACTGAGAAAATCAATGCTGATTATGAAAGGTTGTTACTGTTGTCTGCAAAATATATGTTTGTACTTTTTATTATTCCTCAATCTATGAGTTAGATTATTCTGAGGCAGATGGAGTTATTAGACATCTGCGGTCAGGGAAGGAGCTAGTATTTGGTTTACGGGTTCGGCTTAACCCAGTCACTTTGGTCAAAGTCTGATTTGTCTATCTattgaatatgtacaaattattagtTTAGAACCCAATAACTTGAAAGCTTAGAATTCTGAACCCATAAGTTTCAAATCCTAGCTACGCCTTTGTCTGTGGTTACCTGTTTCAGTAGTAATTGAATCCACACTTTCATGCTTCTTTTCTTGGTATTCTGAAGAGAGTTCGCTTTGCTTCTGGCTCCCAGGTCTTAAGGAAGCTTGTTGATGATGCCTCAAAGTTCTTGAATGATAAAGTTGCTAAAGCAGTGGTTACAGTACCTGCATACTTCAATGACTCCCAGAGAACTGCAACGAAAGATGCAGGTCGCATTGCCGGATTAGATGTTCTCCGCATAATTAACGAACCCACTGCTGCTTCATTGGCTTATGGATTTGAGAAGAAGAATAACGAAACCATTCTAGTGTTTGACCTGGGAGGTGGTACTTTTGATGTGTCAGGTATGTGAGGAGACTTTTTGATTGAGGCAAGATCTGGTTTGAATCTCATCTCTTCTATATGCAGTAATTGGCTTCTTTCATATAGCACTTAGGGGTTGTTTGGTACATGGGATAATGATAATAATCCCGGGATAGAATTTGGAATTGTATTTATCCCACGTTTGGTTATAAGTATTAGTTAATCCCAAGAAAAATTTTACACTAAAATGGTGGGATTACCTATCCCATAAACAAGGCGGGGTAGCTAATCCCTTGGGATATCCCACTATATTGGATATCCGGCGATATCTCACCATTGTACCAAACGACTACCAAGAATATAAAAAGGGCTGATCATATGAACCTTTGCTTTTCCAGAGAGTTATCTTCCTCCCTACTAGGTTTTGAGTTGCATTAATGTTTCTATTTATGTACTTCAACGTAGAACCTCAGTATTATGGAGTAGAAGGAAAACAAGTTCGCACGATGTAGGTAGATTAATTTCTGACTTCAAATGTGCTTTTGTATCTGCACTAACTCACAAGTTAATGCAGTTCTTGAGGTTGGAGATGGAGTATTTGAGGTGCTCTCTACCTCAGGCGACACACACTTGGGAGGTGATGATTTTGATAAGGTATTAATTTAGCAATACCTTCTCTTAGCTTATATGCACCTTTTCTGTCTGTACTGTGCTTACATGTCTTTTTATCAAACAGAGAACTGTCGACTGGCTTGCTGAAAATTTCCGAAAAGAAGAAGGAATAGACCTTCTGAAGGA
This sequence is a window from Nicotiana sylvestris chromosome 3, ASM39365v2, whole genome shotgun sequence. Protein-coding genes within it:
- the LOC138886827 gene encoding uncharacterized protein, yielding MVDGTYRKERFLEMMWNHSERVNTIVLSWIMNSVGKGLLGGIMYASSAQVVWEDLVERFNKIDGSRTFNLHKEIATLSQGTSSVSVYFSKLKDLWEEFEALVPASSCDCPKSREFVAYL